One region of bacterium genomic DNA includes:
- a CDS encoding phosphoglycerate kinase yields the protein MSGVTPIVWLSRRSQLVIETNTVPSLRTINENVDVKGKRILVRIDGDVAIEDGEVEPGGEVRLFSCADTIKDIISRGARVILMTHLGRPCGKVDEKLSVKIIAQKLAEHLGVPIKVMNGIVGAEVTEAVGALQDGEIIFLENLRFDKREEANDVGFAKELAVLGDIYVNESFANSHRSHASVLGITQFLPSYAGLHFTNEVTVLEKAMSNPKKPIVAAISGAKIETKAALLKNLLPQVDQLITGGGVANMFIQAQGSQIGNSISEPGMLSFVKDLLKQYDGKIHIPKDVRVLRTDAKTGEEKVLVLESGKVTSEDAIYDIGPETSKDYAKVIDGAGTCVWNGPMGKTELSDFMEGTRELAKAMHAAHVYAVVGGGDTVIALYKMNLIDGFQHISTGGGAMIALLEGDKMPVIEALRS from the coding sequence ATGAGTGGGGTTACACCAATCGTTTGGTTGAGCAGGCGATCGCAATTGGTAATCGAAACTAATACAGTGCCGAGTTTGAGAACAATTAACGAAAATGTTGATGTAAAAGGAAAGCGCATCCTGGTGCGCATTGATGGGGATGTCGCCATTGAAGATGGGGAAGTGGAACCGGGTGGTGAGGTGCGTCTTTTTAGTTGTGCGGATACGATAAAGGATATAATCAGTCGTGGCGCGCGTGTTATTTTGATGACGCATTTGGGTCGTCCGTGTGGAAAAGTGGATGAAAAATTGTCGGTCAAAATTATCGCGCAAAAATTAGCGGAACATTTGGGCGTGCCAATTAAGGTGATGAATGGAATTGTTGGCGCGGAAGTAACGGAAGCAGTAGGCGCGTTGCAAGACGGCGAGATAATTTTTTTGGAGAATTTGCGTTTTGATAAACGCGAGGAAGCAAATGATGTCGGTTTTGCCAAAGAATTGGCCGTATTGGGCGATATTTACGTGAACGAATCGTTTGCCAATTCTCATCGCTCGCACGCATCGGTGTTGGGGATTACCCAGTTTTTACCCAGTTATGCGGGATTACATTTCACCAATGAAGTGACGGTACTTGAAAAGGCAATGAGCAATCCCAAAAAACCGATAGTGGCGGCGATCAGTGGCGCAAAAATTGAAACAAAAGCGGCATTATTAAAAAATTTGTTACCACAAGTTGATCAGTTAATCACCGGTGGAGGAGTGGCCAATATGTTTATTCAAGCGCAAGGTTCACAGATCGGAAATTCAATTTCTGAACCGGGAATGCTTAGTTTTGTGAAAGATTTATTGAAACAATACGATGGTAAAATTCACATTCCGAAAGATGTGCGTGTGTTACGAACGGACGCAAAAACAGGTGAAGAAAAAGTGTTGGTTTTGGAAAGCGGAAAAGTAACGTCGGAAGACGCGATTTACGACATTGGTCCGGAAACAAGTAAGGATTACGCGAAAGTTATCGATGGCGCCGGTACTTGTGTTTGGAACGGTCCGATGGGGAAGACGGAACTGTCGGACTTTATGGAAGGAACGAGGGAATTAGCCAAGGCGATGCACGCGGCACATGTTTATGCCGTCGTTGGGGGTGGTGATACGGTGATTGCTCTTTATAAGATGAATTTGATTGACGGTTTTCAGCATATTTCCACCGGTGGCGGGGCGATGATCGCACTTCTAGAGGGAGATAAAATGCCGGTCATCGAAGCACTTCGTTCTTAA